TTCCTCCGCACTTATGTTACCAAGTTCCGTGACCGGACTGTGTACGGTAGTTAAAGCCGGCTTGTAATATGCTGCCAGTGTATTGTCGTCAAAGCCCATAACACTAACCGCTTCCGGCACCCGTATACCGGCCTCTGTCAGTGCCCGTATACACCCCCAAGCCATTTCATCATTGGCACAAAACACTGCATCCGGCAGCGGAATCTTCTTTAATAACAGTACTCTCATCTCACTATAGGCTACTGCCTCCTCAAAATAGCCTCTTAAAATGATTGCTTCATCCACTGGCAGTGAATACTTGTTAAGTACGTTAACATAAGTCCCAAATCTGGCTTCATCATCATAATTATGAATTCCATGTATATATCCGATTCGTCGATGTCCCTGTTTTATTAAGTATTCCATAGCAAGTGCTGCGCCCACTGTATTATCAATAATAACACTGGAGATACCCTTACCTTCTATTTCCCTGTCTATAAATACCACCGGAAGCCCTGTCAGTCTAATTCTTTCAATAAACTGGTCTGACAACCCTTCATTTAAAACAATGGCTCCCTCGACTCCAGATGAGATAATCATACTGTAGATTTCTTCACTGGTATTTTCATTACTTACATAT
The nucleotide sequence above comes from Anaerocolumna cellulosilytica. Encoded proteins:
- a CDS encoding LacI family DNA-binding transcriptional regulator, producing MVTIKDVARESGVAISTVSNVLNHVDVVSEETKRKVLEAAHKLNYVPNMNAKFLKTNKKNTVGLFLPSIQGDFYKMLMQAVHLRCKLQGYLLNIYVSNENTSEEIYSMIISSGVEGAIVLNEGLSDQFIERIRLTGLPVVFIDREIEGKGISSVIIDNTVGAALAMEYLIKQGHRRIGYIHGIHNYDDEARFGTYVNVLNKYSLPVDEAIILRGYFEEAVAYSEMRVLLLKKIPLPDAVFCANDEMAWGCIRALTEAGIRVPEAVSVMGFDDNTLAAYYKPALTTVHSPVTELGNISAEEIIRLMKGHEGIKGTIHRLNPELILRESCAIKL